A genomic window from Micromonospora violae includes:
- a CDS encoding WhiB family transcriptional regulator: protein MGMITDWPSLAACQNGDPDALFVQGAEQNVAKRICRSCPVRYECLADALDNRIEFGVWGGMTERERRALLRRHPQVTSWRKMFEAAMKKNSKDKAGKDKILVTAAN, encoded by the coding sequence ATGGGCATGATCACTGACTGGCCGTCACTGGCGGCATGTCAGAACGGGGACCCGGACGCGTTGTTCGTACAGGGCGCCGAACAGAACGTGGCGAAGCGGATCTGCCGGAGCTGCCCAGTTCGGTACGAGTGCCTGGCCGACGCGCTGGACAACCGGATCGAGTTCGGTGTGTGGGGCGGCATGACCGAACGCGAACGGCGGGCGCTCCTCCGTCGTCACCCGCAGGTGACGAGCTGGCGCAAGATGTTCGAGGCCGCGATGAAGAAGAACAGCAAGGACAAGGCCGGCAAGGACAAGATTCTCGTCACCGCGGCCAACTGA
- a CDS encoding penicillin-binding protein: MRKRDHNVLTNAASLLVCGLLAGVVVAAAAFPAVAMSGLAAKAGAKTFGALPTELTVARAPQISYLLASDGKTPLATMYDENRRDVKLADISVPMQKAIIAAEDHDFYKHNGVDLNGVARAFVNNQNEGSAGRQGASTLTMQYVRLAIAYSASHPADVVAATEDTSARKLREMRLALQVDKEFSKDEILTRYLNLASFGNGAYGIYAASQVYFGKPPSKLKIEEAALLAGMVKAPTTNDPTTEAGYPLALDRRNYVIQNMVDIKAITQQEADAAKATKLVVKDKRTPNGCVAANVNEWGFFCDYFYRWWMDQETFGSTTYDRERRLKSGGYTVVTSLDVQAQRGADKAVRKAKSVNSKEAAMVAVVEPGTGRVRALAVNRQFKLDDPKNPKNKLSSDPAKKKKGIRGNYPATVNPLLTGGNGITGYQAGSTFKIFSILAALEKGIPLGYTINAPQQFKSEYIISSSSPAACKGTHFYCPTNSGLKAGGVQNMWSAFSASINTYFVPLQQQVGAENVVDAARRAGIQFRASNDAKFAATKEAAHQWGAFTLGVSSTTPLDLANAYATLAADGKYCEPIPVQEIRDPEGNKLDIANPRCEKRFSTEVARAAVDAARCPVGDNSKTSRCGGSRTAAVVKNIVDAPVAGKSGTTDSEKTAALVAMTKQYSVAGIMADPDWPQTNVKMKHKEKDGINPPVYETLRDAMKNKPRIKFDEPGQKISEGDQRSIPDVKCISVDQAKSRLKGAGFEPVVSSTKVPSSCKAGDAAGTSPDGRTIKGGVVTIQVSSGGGGGTPGNNDGTPGNQPGNPPGRPGNGGRPGG; the protein is encoded by the coding sequence ATGCGGAAACGTGACCACAATGTGCTGACCAACGCCGCATCGCTGCTCGTGTGTGGCCTGCTGGCCGGCGTGGTGGTCGCTGCGGCGGCCTTCCCTGCGGTAGCGATGTCCGGCCTGGCTGCGAAAGCCGGCGCCAAGACATTCGGTGCCCTGCCCACGGAGCTGACGGTGGCCCGCGCGCCACAGATCAGCTACCTGCTGGCCTCGGACGGCAAGACACCGCTCGCGACGATGTACGACGAGAACCGCCGCGACGTCAAGCTCGCCGACATCTCGGTGCCCATGCAGAAGGCCATCATCGCGGCCGAGGACCACGACTTCTACAAGCACAACGGCGTCGACCTCAACGGTGTCGCCCGCGCGTTCGTCAACAACCAGAACGAGGGCTCCGCCGGCCGGCAGGGCGCCTCGACGCTGACCATGCAGTACGTCCGGCTGGCCATCGCCTACTCGGCCAGCCACCCGGCGGACGTCGTCGCGGCGACCGAGGACACCAGCGCCCGCAAGCTCCGCGAGATGCGGCTGGCCCTCCAGGTCGACAAGGAATTCTCCAAGGACGAGATCCTCACCCGCTACCTCAACCTCGCCTCGTTCGGCAACGGTGCGTACGGCATCTACGCCGCCAGCCAGGTCTACTTCGGCAAGCCGCCGAGCAAGTTGAAGATCGAAGAGGCGGCGCTGCTCGCCGGCATGGTCAAGGCGCCGACGACGAACGACCCGACCACCGAGGCGGGTTACCCGCTCGCGCTGGATCGACGCAACTACGTCATCCAGAACATGGTCGACATCAAGGCCATCACCCAGCAGGAGGCGGACGCCGCCAAGGCGACCAAGCTGGTCGTGAAGGACAAGCGCACCCCCAACGGCTGCGTCGCCGCCAACGTCAACGAGTGGGGCTTCTTCTGCGACTACTTCTACCGCTGGTGGATGGATCAGGAGACGTTCGGCTCGACCACGTACGACCGGGAGCGCCGGCTGAAGAGCGGCGGCTACACCGTCGTGACCTCCCTCGACGTGCAGGCGCAGCGGGGAGCCGACAAGGCGGTCCGTAAGGCCAAGAGCGTGAACAGCAAGGAAGCCGCCATGGTCGCGGTCGTCGAGCCGGGCACCGGTCGGGTGCGGGCGCTCGCGGTGAACCGGCAGTTCAAGCTCGACGACCCGAAGAACCCGAAGAACAAGCTGTCCAGCGATCCGGCGAAGAAGAAGAAGGGCATCCGGGGCAACTACCCGGCGACCGTGAACCCGCTCCTCACCGGCGGCAACGGCATCACCGGCTACCAGGCCGGCTCGACCTTCAAGATCTTCAGCATCCTCGCCGCGCTGGAAAAGGGCATCCCGCTCGGCTACACGATCAACGCGCCACAGCAGTTCAAGTCGGAATACATCATCAGCAGCAGCAGTCCGGCGGCCTGCAAGGGCACCCACTTCTACTGCCCGACCAACTCCGGCCTCAAGGCCGGCGGTGTGCAGAACATGTGGAGCGCCTTCAGCGCCTCGATCAACACCTACTTCGTTCCACTGCAACAGCAGGTCGGTGCGGAGAACGTGGTCGACGCCGCCCGACGGGCCGGCATCCAGTTCCGGGCGAGCAACGACGCCAAGTTCGCCGCCACCAAGGAAGCGGCCCACCAGTGGGGCGCCTTCACCCTGGGCGTCTCCTCCACCACCCCGCTCGACCTGGCCAACGCGTACGCGACCCTCGCGGCGGACGGCAAGTACTGCGAGCCGATCCCGGTGCAGGAGATCCGCGACCCGGAGGGCAACAAGCTGGACATCGCCAACCCGCGCTGTGAGAAGCGGTTCAGCACCGAGGTGGCCCGCGCCGCCGTGGACGCTGCCCGCTGCCCGGTCGGCGACAACTCCAAGACCAGCAGGTGCGGTGGCAGCCGTACGGCCGCCGTCGTGAAGAACATCGTCGACGCGCCGGTGGCCGGCAAGTCCGGCACCACCGACTCGGAGAAGACGGCCGCGCTGGTCGCCATGACCAAGCAGTACTCGGTGGCCGGCATCATGGCCGACCCGGACTGGCCGCAGACCAACGTCAAGATGAAACACAAAGAGAAGGACGGCATCAACCCGCCGGTGTACGAAACCCTGCGGGACGCCATGAAGAACAAACCGCGGATCAAGTTCGACGAGCCTGGCCAGAAGATTTCCGAGGGTGACCAGCGCAGCATCCCCGACGTGAAGTGCATTTCGGTGGATCAGGCGAAGTCCCGGCTCAAGGGCGCCGGCTTCGAGCCGGTCGTCTCCAGCACCAAGGTGCCGTCCTCCTGCAAGGCGGGCGACGCGGCCGGCACCAGCCCGGACGGACGCACGATCAAGGGTGGCGTGGTCACCATCCAGGTCAGCAGCGGTGGCGGCGGCGGCACGCCGGGCAACAACGATGGCACTCCGGGCAATCAGCCCGGCAACCCGCCCGGTCGACCCGGCAACGGCGGCCGTCCCGGCGGCTGA
- a CDS encoding GatB/YqeY domain-containing protein, with amino-acid sequence MSTLKDRLTADMRSALKARDELTTSTLRMALAAVGTAEVAGKAKRELTDDEVLAVLTKEAKKRREAATAFADAGRAEQAAKESAEGEVLDRYLPKQLPDAELTELVSGALAAGGFTGKAQMGPAMKAAQAAVAGRAEGGRVAAEVRRQLGL; translated from the coding sequence ATGAGCACGCTGAAGGACCGCCTCACTGCCGACATGCGTTCCGCGCTCAAGGCGCGCGACGAGCTGACCACCTCCACGCTGCGGATGGCCCTGGCCGCCGTCGGCACCGCCGAGGTCGCCGGCAAGGCCAAGCGCGAGCTCACCGATGACGAGGTGCTCGCGGTGTTGACCAAGGAAGCCAAGAAGCGTCGGGAGGCGGCGACGGCCTTCGCCGACGCCGGCCGCGCCGAGCAGGCCGCGAAGGAGAGCGCCGAGGGTGAGGTGTTGGACCGCTACCTGCCCAAGCAGCTCCCGGACGCCGAGCTGACCGAGCTGGTGTCGGGGGCGCTCGCCGCGGGCGGCTTCACCGGCAAGGCCCAGATGGGCCCGGCCATGAAGGCGGCCCAGGCCGCGGTGGCGGGCCGGGCCGAGGGTGGCCGGGTGGCCGCCGAGGTACGCCGGCAGCTCGGCCTCTGA
- a CDS encoding metallophosphoesterase yields MRKRTLFRLAAGTATIGAATLAYASLIERNMFTLRRYDVPVLPADAEPLRVLHLSDLHMMPDQARKQRWVASLAALDPDLVVVTGDNMAHPGAVPGVLRALQPLLDYPGAFVFGSNDYTGPVLKNPFTYFLPDREYTEGVELPYEELRQVFTGAGWADLNNVRTTVKAGGRQVDLVGVDDPHIDRDDYPAVAGAVSSSADLSIALSHSPEPRVLDQMAADGFGLLLAGHTHGGQVCVPGFGALVTNCGLPRSMAKGLHRWPGSDSWLHVSAGLGTHPTAPVRFACPPEASILTLIPR; encoded by the coding sequence ATGCGAAAGCGCACACTATTCCGGCTCGCCGCCGGAACCGCCACGATCGGCGCGGCCACGCTCGCGTACGCATCGCTCATCGAGCGCAACATGTTCACCCTGCGGCGGTACGACGTGCCGGTGCTCCCGGCCGACGCGGAGCCGCTACGCGTCCTGCACCTGTCGGACCTGCACATGATGCCCGACCAGGCGCGCAAGCAGCGCTGGGTGGCGTCACTGGCCGCCCTCGACCCCGACCTGGTGGTGGTGACCGGCGACAACATGGCCCACCCGGGCGCGGTGCCGGGGGTGCTGCGGGCCCTACAACCGCTGCTGGACTACCCGGGTGCCTTCGTGTTCGGCTCCAACGACTACACCGGGCCGGTGCTGAAGAACCCCTTCACCTACTTCCTGCCCGACCGGGAGTACACCGAGGGCGTCGAGCTGCCCTACGAGGAGCTGCGTCAGGTCTTCACCGGCGCTGGCTGGGCGGACCTCAACAACGTCCGGACGACGGTGAAGGCCGGCGGCCGACAGGTCGACCTGGTCGGCGTGGACGACCCGCACATCGACCGGGACGACTACCCCGCTGTGGCCGGCGCGGTGTCCTCCTCGGCGGACCTCTCCATCGCGCTGTCGCACTCACCCGAGCCACGGGTGCTCGACCAGATGGCGGCGGACGGCTTCGGACTGCTGCTGGCCGGGCACACCCACGGTGGTCAGGTCTGCGTACCGGGGTTCGGGGCGCTGGTCACCAACTGCGGCCTGCCCCGCTCGATGGCGAAGGGTCTACACCGGTGGCCGGGTTCGGACTCCTGGCTGCACGTCTCCGCCGGCCTCGGCACCCACCCCACCGCCCCGGTCCGCTTCGCCTGCCCCCCGGAGGCCAGCATCCTCACCCTCATCCCCCGCTGA
- a CDS encoding MFS transporter has protein sequence MLRRALPRRSEARRLLLGTLLSAVGRGLTLPFLFIYLTDVRGLTDTRAGLVIGWYGVVTLALSPLGGTLIDRIGARRVVVPCLLIEAIGTGSLALVHSTGSALLVMTVIAIGSSAIWSGQNTILASLTDDDERQRVFGLNFALLNLGIGIGGMTSGAIVDTARPGTFQTIYLLDAVTYLMPALILLTLPGVGHRLGKRRGVDEPSPGGYLTVLRDRPFRRLVIFGLILTTCGYAQVEVGFAAFAVRVAEVNPRVVAWALAANTVMIVLAQLVVIRRIEGRSRTRALAVVGAVFAAAWLVLGAAGLVSGASAVLAALFVVLCSAIFGFGETMLSPVMPALTNALATDELRGRYNAMSSMIFGISGVIGPVTAGPLIGAANGMVWVAFVVGGCLVASLVALSLRRLLTTEQDGRATPAPASPTPALA, from the coding sequence ATGCTGCGTCGTGCCCTGCCCCGCCGTTCGGAAGCTCGCCGACTCCTCCTCGGCACTCTCCTGTCGGCGGTCGGGCGGGGTCTGACCCTGCCGTTCCTGTTCATCTACCTGACCGACGTACGCGGGCTCACCGACACCCGCGCCGGGCTCGTCATCGGCTGGTACGGCGTGGTCACGCTGGCCCTGTCGCCGCTGGGCGGAACGTTGATCGACCGGATCGGCGCCCGCCGGGTGGTGGTGCCCTGCCTGCTGATCGAGGCGATCGGCACCGGCTCGCTCGCGCTGGTCCACTCGACCGGCTCGGCCCTGCTGGTGATGACGGTGATCGCCATCGGCAGCTCGGCGATCTGGTCCGGGCAGAACACCATCCTCGCGTCGTTGACCGACGACGATGAGCGGCAGCGCGTCTTCGGGTTGAACTTCGCCCTGCTCAACCTCGGCATCGGCATCGGCGGCATGACCTCCGGCGCGATCGTCGACACCGCCCGGCCCGGCACCTTCCAGACGATCTACCTGCTGGACGCGGTGACCTACCTGATGCCGGCGCTGATCCTGCTCACCCTGCCCGGTGTGGGCCACCGGCTCGGCAAGCGTCGAGGCGTCGACGAGCCGTCGCCCGGCGGCTACCTGACGGTGCTCCGTGACCGCCCGTTCCGGCGGCTGGTGATCTTCGGGCTGATCCTCACCACCTGCGGGTACGCGCAGGTGGAGGTGGGCTTCGCCGCGTTCGCGGTACGGGTGGCCGAGGTGAACCCGCGGGTGGTGGCCTGGGCGCTCGCGGCCAACACCGTGATGATCGTGCTCGCACAGCTGGTGGTGATCCGCCGCATCGAGGGGCGCAGCCGCACCCGGGCGTTGGCCGTGGTGGGGGCGGTGTTCGCCGCCGCCTGGTTGGTCCTCGGCGCGGCCGGTCTGGTCAGTGGTGCGAGTGCCGTACTGGCCGCTCTCTTCGTGGTGCTCTGCTCGGCGATCTTCGGCTTCGGCGAGACGATGCTGTCCCCGGTGATGCCGGCGCTGACCAACGCGCTGGCCACCGACGAGCTACGCGGTCGGTACAACGCGATGAGCTCGATGATCTTCGGAATCAGCGGGGTGATCGGCCCGGTGACCGCCGGCCCGCTCATCGGCGCCGCCAATGGCATGGTCTGGGTGGCGTTCGTGGTCGGCGGCTGCCTGGTCGCCTCGCTGGTCGCGCTCTCCCTGCGCCGGCTGCTCACCACCGAGCAGGACGGCCGCGCGACGCCGGCCCCGGCGTCGCCCACGCCCGCCCTCGCCTGA
- a CDS encoding bifunctional metallophosphatase/5'-nucleotidase gives MSIPGMRRAAVGLTALAVAALGAVATNPEQADARPKPVDVTLLALNDFHGNLEPPSGSSGTIAGQTAGGVEYLATHLAELRAAAKKKNTITVAAGDLIGASPLLSAAFHDEPTIEALNMAGLDYASVGNHEFDEGATELLRIQNGGCHPVDGCVDGTPYRGADFQYLSANAFKTATGKPLMAPYAIHKVQGVKVGFIGMTLEGTPQIVSQQGVAGLSFADEADTANRYARELRRKGVEAIVVLLHEGGTQAATGGINDCVGMTGPIVDIANRMDPSIDVVVSGHTHQAYNCDINGKLVTSASSFGRLVTDIDLKIDRRSGDVLSAAANNVVVTRDVAKDPRQTALINRYKTVLGPVAGRQVGVTNQAITRSQETLFGTSLGESPLGNLIADAQLAATDDEQNAVAAFMNPGGVRADLDAGPVTYEEAFTVQPFANNLVTLDLTGEQLYCLLEQQFVTGRTLYPSATVGYVVDPDGTTGTVDDPCAGTRVVRGSLTFAGTPVDTTATYRVTVNNFLAGGGDGFSVLTGGTNLVTGQIDLDAFVDYLTAQSPVSAPTLDRIRTTAEVPAA, from the coding sequence ATGTCCATACCCGGGATGCGTCGGGCCGCTGTCGGCCTGACCGCGCTCGCGGTGGCCGCCCTCGGCGCGGTCGCCACCAACCCTGAGCAAGCCGACGCGCGGCCGAAGCCGGTCGACGTCACCCTGCTGGCCCTGAACGACTTCCACGGCAACCTCGAACCGCCGAGCGGGTCCAGCGGCACCATCGCCGGGCAGACCGCCGGCGGTGTCGAGTACCTCGCCACCCACCTGGCCGAGCTGCGCGCCGCCGCCAAGAAGAAGAACACCATCACGGTCGCCGCCGGTGACCTGATCGGCGCCTCCCCGCTGCTCTCGGCGGCGTTCCACGACGAGCCGACCATCGAGGCGCTCAACATGGCCGGGCTGGACTACGCCAGCGTCGGCAACCACGAGTTCGACGAAGGCGCCACCGAGCTGCTGCGGATCCAGAACGGCGGCTGCCACCCGGTGGACGGCTGCGTCGACGGCACCCCGTACCGGGGGGCCGACTTCCAGTACCTGTCCGCGAACGCCTTCAAGACCGCGACCGGCAAGCCGCTGATGGCCCCGTACGCGATCCACAAGGTGCAGGGCGTCAAGGTCGGCTTCATCGGCATGACCCTGGAGGGCACCCCGCAGATCGTCAGCCAGCAGGGTGTCGCCGGCCTCAGCTTCGCCGACGAGGCGGACACCGCCAACCGGTACGCCCGTGAGCTGCGCCGCAAGGGCGTGGAGGCGATCGTCGTTCTGCTGCACGAGGGCGGCACCCAGGCGGCGACCGGCGGGATCAACGACTGCGTCGGCATGACCGGTCCCATCGTGGACATCGCCAACCGGATGGACCCGTCGATCGACGTGGTGGTCAGCGGGCACACCCACCAGGCGTACAACTGCGACATCAACGGCAAGCTGGTCACCAGTGCCAGCTCGTTCGGTCGCCTGGTCACCGACATCGACCTCAAGATCGATCGCCGGAGCGGGGACGTGCTATCCGCCGCCGCGAACAACGTCGTGGTCACCCGCGACGTGGCCAAGGACCCGCGGCAGACCGCGCTGATCAACCGGTACAAGACGGTGCTCGGCCCGGTCGCCGGACGCCAGGTCGGCGTGACCAACCAGGCGATCACCCGGAGCCAGGAAACCCTCTTCGGTACGAGTCTGGGGGAATCGCCGCTGGGCAACCTGATCGCCGACGCGCAGCTCGCCGCCACCGACGACGAGCAGAACGCGGTCGCCGCCTTCATGAACCCGGGCGGGGTCCGGGCCGACCTCGACGCCGGCCCGGTCACCTACGAGGAGGCGTTCACGGTCCAGCCGTTCGCCAACAACCTGGTGACGCTCGACCTCACCGGCGAACAGCTCTACTGCCTCCTGGAGCAGCAGTTCGTCACCGGCCGGACCCTGTACCCGTCGGCCACGGTGGGCTACGTGGTCGACCCGGACGGCACCACCGGCACGGTCGACGACCCGTGCGCCGGCACCCGCGTGGTCCGCGGCAGTCTCACCTTCGCCGGCACCCCGGTCGACACCACCGCCACCTACCGGGTGACGGTGAACAACTTCCTGGCCGGCGGCGGTGACGGCTTCAGCGTCCTCACCGGCGGCACGAACCTGGTCACCGGCCAGATCGACCTGGACGCGTTCGTGGACTACCTGACCGCCCAGTCGCCGGTCTCCGCACCGACCCTGGACCGGATCCGCACCACCGCCGAGGTCCCCGCCGCCTGA
- a CDS encoding alpha/beta fold hydrolase, with product MSEATPVVEQVRSADGTPIGFERSGAGPAIILVGGAFSDRNATRDLGAALAPDFTAFSYDRRGRGFSGDTAPYEVGREIDDLAALIAAAGGSAALYGISSGAVLAALATAQGLPVTKLVMFEPPLRVGTHVGVGKDVTPQLIELIAADDRDGAVETFLSVSVGLPAEQISGMRSQPMWGGLTAVAHTLVYDAIVTAGGRFPADQLATITAPTLGVDSTGSPQWLRDASRVAAEAVPGGRSVSLDGGYHDVPPTTMAPVLREFLLG from the coding sequence GTGAGCGAGGCGACACCGGTGGTGGAGCAGGTGCGATCGGCGGATGGCACGCCCATCGGGTTCGAGCGGTCCGGTGCCGGGCCGGCGATCATCCTGGTCGGCGGTGCCTTCAGTGATCGCAACGCGACCCGCGACCTGGGCGCGGCGCTGGCACCGGATTTCACCGCCTTCAGCTACGACCGGCGGGGTCGGGGCTTCAGCGGCGACACCGCACCGTACGAGGTCGGGCGTGAGATCGACGACCTGGCCGCCCTGATCGCGGCTGCGGGTGGTTCCGCCGCGCTCTACGGCATCTCCTCCGGCGCTGTCCTGGCCGCCCTCGCCACCGCACAGGGCCTGCCGGTGACCAAGCTGGTCATGTTCGAGCCACCGCTACGGGTCGGCACGCACGTGGGCGTCGGCAAGGACGTCACCCCGCAGCTCATCGAGCTGATCGCCGCCGACGACCGGGACGGCGCGGTGGAGACCTTCCTCAGCGTCTCGGTGGGGTTGCCGGCCGAGCAGATCAGCGGGATGCGGTCCCAACCGATGTGGGGCGGTCTGACGGCGGTCGCGCACACCCTGGTGTACGACGCGATCGTCACCGCCGGCGGGCGATTCCCCGCCGACCAGCTGGCGACCATCACCGCGCCGACCCTCGGGGTGGACAGCACCGGCAGTCCACAGTGGCTGCGCGACGCGAGCCGGGTCGCGGCCGAGGCGGTCCCGGGCGGTCGGTCCGTCAGCCTCGACGGTGGTTACCACGACGTGCCGCCGACGACGATGGCCCCCGTGCTGCGGGAGTTCCTGCTCGGTTGA